The sequence CTCATGTTCAGTAAAGTGAATTGGCCTAACCACAATTATGACCAGAATGCTATCTAGAAACTAGagtgaagaaaatgaaatctaAATGGCAAAACGGGTGGCAGTAGCTGCCTAGCTCTAAAATACACCTTGTTTGTCCTAAAACTCATTAAATGTCATCAGCCCACCATCCTACTTTTGAGGTAGTTTGTATGATCAGATATTCCGTGAAGAACACGTATGCTTCTCTGCACATTGTGGCTGAAATTCCACAAGAATGCACATTAACAAGAACATCACGactgattttgaatttgttgactTGCATTCCTGATCATAGACGGCATTGCAGCCCTTTCTATCGACCTCGTTACCAACACATCGGTGGTGATGAGTATTGGCTAGCTCCGTTCCTACATCTAAGTTCCGATAGAGTTATCTAACCTAAGAAATGCTTTGTCTTATCCTATAAATTATGCTATAAGCATCAAAGTTATGTCCCATGAACACAAATTCATTATCTGGTGGTGGTATCTGTATCTGTATGGCTTTGAAATCCCTTGTTCTGGTTAGTCTTTTAGTCGCTGCTGTTGCAGCTCCAATGGCCCAGGCACAAATTGCAGAAAGTACGCAGGGTCCTACGTTGGGGCTAGTGCACGTTGATGTTACCCTATATTGCACTCCTGATGGGAACATTGGTCCTTTGGGCGAGGCCACACCCCCTTTTCCTAGTACGTACTTAAAATCCTTAGGATTATCATGCACGATTGGACGAGTCCATTCACACAGTTGGGATTTGAATCTCCGATAAAACTTTGCACATTTCTTGATTACtatgttaaaaatattcaaatttagtttttcaaTTATGCTCAATTTTCGTGAATTTCAAATCGTCCAATCCAAACAGCTATTCAAGTCTTTTCATGTATAAGATTGTTGAGTCTCGACTCATCTTACATTCCtattaatgtaaaaatgatGCATGGAAACTTGCCTTAATGTTTATGCAGATGCTATGGTGCTATTGCAATGTGGAGACGGAACTATAGTTGCTACTGCTACGACCAATAGCTTCGGAATCGCCTACTTACATTCAGATCCCATGCCTCTTTTTCCCTTCTTCTCACAACTGGAATCCGACTGCAAGCTCATCGTTAACACGACCCTGTCTACCTGCGACTCCAGCCTACCATCCACCGGTTGCCTCCAGTCAGCTCTAACGTTCATCGAAACCGTTGCCCTCGGAACTTTCAGTGTTACCAGCTTTAAGCCTACTGGTTTCACTTTTAATCCTATACTCTAGTGGTGCATGGTAAGTGCAACACAAGATCAATAAAATAACTGCAATGAGAATAACTTCTGTATTACGGCTCTTCTATTGTAATTTAGTATTcgatttgaatattttatattaacacATGCACGATTGCACGTTAAACGTATACCATATGGAGTCATATACAGTTACTGAACGTGTATATCTGATGgtatataaaatgagaaaacaaGAAGTTCAAAGATACATTGTTATTTTCAAGACTCCAACCGCAAGTggtacgtataattacacgtaattTTGGGGCTGTCAGTGTAACTTGATCCAGAGCTAAATGAATGAAATCTTTGAATATGCAGACTATAACAAAATCTCAGTACATGTCAATATTCAACTCTACACTGTGCTAAAGAAAATGAACTGATGAAGAGATTGGGGGAGGAAAAATCGTGTGGTTACCATTGTTTTTAATCTAGTTGCAGTTATATGGACCATTTATACAGCTGAATAGAG comes from Sesamum indicum cultivar Zhongzhi No. 13 linkage group LG10, S_indicum_v1.0, whole genome shotgun sequence and encodes:
- the LOC105171537 gene encoding phylloplanin-like, whose protein sequence is MNTNSLSGGGICICMALKSLVLVSLLVAAVAAPMAQAQIAESTQGPTLGLVHVDVTLYCTPDGNIGPLGEATPPFPNAMVLLQCGDGTIVATATTNSFGIAYLHSDPMPLFPFFSQLESDCKLIVNTTLSTCDSSLPSTGCLQSALTFIETVALGTFSVTSFKPTGFTFNPIL